Sequence from the Curtobacterium sp. MCLR17_007 genome:
GCTGACCGTGTTCGCGCTCGTGCCGATCGCCGTGGGTGCCGCGCTCGCCGTCACCGCGGTCGCCCGACGCGTCGCCGATGAGGACGCGGAGCTCGCACGGCTGGTGGTCCAGGCGAGCGGCGACCGTGCCGGGGCTCCTGTCGACCCCGCAGACGCCTGGGGCACGGCGGAGGCGCTGCCGTTCGTCGAGTCCCCGACGGTCCGCACCGCGTCCCCGCTCCGGCGTCGGCACCGCACCGCCGTCCTGGTCGTGACCGGCGCCGCGGCGGTGGCGACGATCGTCGGAGCCTCGCTCGCGGTGGTGCCGGTCGTCGGCGCGGTCGGAGGTGGCCAGACGCTGGCCGTGGGGCTGCAGGACGACGACGGCTCCCCGGCTCCGACGGCCCCGGACGACGACGGCTCCCCGGCTCCGACGGCCCCGGACACCGACCCGACCTCGCCTGCCGTCCCCTCGACCATCCCGGTCGACGCCCAGCTCGAGCAGGGCACGGCGCTGCAGGCCGACTGCGAGGTCGCCCAGGGGCGGGGCGGGCCGGCGCACTGCTGGGGCTGGGCGCTGACGGCCCCGGCTGCGTGCGAGGCCCGTGTCACCGCGCACTTCGGCGCGACCGCCGACGGGCCGTCGAGCCGCACCGAGACCCGCTTCGTCGCGCTCACCCCCGGCGTGACGCTCTCGCTGGTGCTGGCCGGCGACGAGACGATCGCGGGCCTCGACCACCCCGAGTGCGTCCCGTCGGGCCGGTCGCCGTACCCGATCACGACCTACGACAGCGGAGCGGCCCTGCCGGACAGCGACTTCCCGGCGGCATGCGACGACTGGGGCTGTGACGGCTTCGTCTTCGTCGCGGAGTCGGCCTGCCCCGCGGCGACCATCCAGATGGCGATCGACGACGTCACGGCAGACCAGCACACGAGGGACTACGTCGTGGTGCAGGCGATCACGGACAGCACCAGCACGACGCCGAACGAGGTCTTCCTGCCGTACGCGCACGGCACGCAGCCGGCTGACGCCTCGATCACGTCGGTCACCTGCGAGGGGTGAGGGGCGCTCTCGACGCTGTCGTCGGGCGCGTCACCGGGAATGACGAAGCCGCTGTCGGATGACAGCGGCTTCGTCGTTCGCGGTGCGGCTACTCGGCCGAGTGGCGGCCGTGCGTGTGGCCGCTGTCGTCCGGACGGGAGGCCCGGCTCGCGTCCGCGGCGTCGGCTCCGGTCGCCGGGCCCGGTCGTTCCGCGACCGCGGCGTGCGCGGCACGGTGCGCCCGGATGGCTCCCGTCGTCGTCGGTGGCTCGTCCACGGGCGCCGCTGCCGAGTGTGCGCCGTGGGTCGGAGCATCGGGCAGAGGAGCGCGGGTGTCGTCCGGCAGCACCGAGACGCCGGTGGACCCGGCGGACCGAGCGGACCGTGGCTGTGCCGGGACGTCGGGCGAGGTGGGGACGTCGTTCGCCGAGGCGGTACCCGGAGCTGCCGGTGAGCCCGATCCGGCGCGCTCGGCATCCGCGGCGCGGGCGGTGTCCGCCTGTTCCTGCAGCGCGCTGGTCTTGCGCAGCGGCGGCACACGGAAGAACCAAGTCAGGATGAAGGCGATCAGGATCACGCCGAGGCCGACGAAGTACACCGTGACCGTCGAGTTGCTGAACCCGACCAGGAACGGCCGCGTGAGTCGCTTGTCAGCACCGTTGAGGAACGAGGTGTCGCTCGTGGCCGAGCTCGACGAGGAGCTCGCGGCCGAGTTGCCGCTCTTGAGCTGCTTGACGAGCGTCGGGGTGACCTCGTCGACGACAGCCTGCCGCTGGTCCGCGTTCGAGTAGTCGACCTGCAGCGAGCCGTTGACCACCTCGGCGTTCGCCTTGCTCGCCGCGGTCTGCAGTGCCTGTCGCTCGGCTGCGGGCGTTGCGTCGGCGACCTGCTGGTCGATGATCGTCTGCGCGGCGGCCGACGGCACGGTGCCCGCGGCCACCTGGGCCTGGACGGCCGAGGTCACCTTCTCAGTGACGGCCTGGTCAGCAGCCGCCTTCGCCTGGGACGCACCCTTGTCGAGTCCGCTCTGCACGTTCTGCTTGACCGGGTCGACGATCTTCGTCCAGATCTTGTCCATGACGCCCTTGTTGTCCGACGCGCTGGCGACGGACGGGGTCAGGGCGGCGTTCAGGGCGCTCGACAGGTCGGAGCGGTTCTGCATCGCCGTGGAGATGTTCGTCGGCATGAGCGTGAAGAGCACCGACAGCAGCACGGCGGTGCCCATCGTCCCGCCGATCTGCCGGAAGAACGTCGCCGCGCTGGTCGCGACACCGATGTCCCGCGGCGAGACCGAACCCTGGGCGGCGAGGGTCAGCGTCTGCATGAGCTGCCCCAGGCCGAGACCGATGAGGAACATGCCCGTCATGAGGAACCAGAGCGGGCGGTCGGCCGTCAGGAACGTCAGGACGGTGAAGCCGATCGCGGTGAACGCGGTGCCGGTGACCGGGAACAGGCGGTACTTGCCGGTGCGGGAGATGATCTGACCCGAGGCGATGGACGAGATCATCAGCCCGATGACCATCGGCAGCATCGCGAAGCCGGACTGGGTCGGGGTCACGCCCTTGACGATCTGCAGGTACAGCGGGATGGTCAGCATCGCGCCGAACATGCCGAACCCGACCAGGACGGACAGGATCGCGGCCATCGAGAAGACGCCCGAACCGAACAGCTTGAGCGGCAGGATCGCGTCGTCACCCATGGCGCGTTCGACGATGATGAAGCCGACCAGGCCGAGCGCGCCGACGAGGTAGCAGGCGATGGCGCCGGGGGAGTCCCAGCCCCACTCGCGACCCTGCTCGGCGATGAGGAGCAGCGGGACGAGGGTGACGATGACGAGCGACGCACCCCACCAGTCGATGCGGGGCTTGCCGCGGTCGCCGAACTTCGGCAGGTGCAGGAACGTCAGGACCATCGCGAGTGCGACGATGCCGACGGGCACGTTGATCAGGAAGACCCAGCGCCATCCGGCGACGAACAGGATCTGGTTCGCGCCGGCGAACAGCCCGCCGACCAGCGGGCCGATGACGCTCGAGATGCCGAACACGGCCAGGAAGTAGCCCTGGTACTTCGCACGCTCACGCGGAGCGAGCATGTCGCCCATGATCGCCAGGGGCAGGGACATCAGACCACCGGCGCCCAGGCCCTGCAGCGCGCGGAACCCGGCGAGCATGAGCATCGAGCTCGAGAACGACGCGAGGAACGACCCGACGATGAAGATGCCGATCGCGGTGAGGAACAGCGGCCGCCGACCGAAGATGTCGGACAGCTTGCCGTAGATCGGCGTCGTGATCGTCGAGGCGATCAGGTAGGCCGTGGTCACCCAGGCCTGCTGGTCGAGCCCGTGCAGGTCGTCGCCGATGGTGCGGATCGCGGTGCCGACGATCGTCTGGTCGAGGGCACCGAGGAACATGCCGGCCATCAGGCCGTAGATCACGAGCAGGATCTGTCGGTGGTTCATCACCACGTTGGATGCCGTGGTGGGTGCCGCGGGGGCGGTCGCCGTCTGGGTCATGTGCAGGGTCTCCCGAAAACTTTGCGTCGGCTGCAAAGTTACATCTGCCGCAAGGTGCAGCGTCACGCGGGGGCCGCTTCCTGTACGGATCGGCAGCGTGGCGGGGGACGGGTCGTGGGCAGTCCGTCAGCGTCGAGCCACACCGTACGCCGCGGGCGACCCCGCGGTGCTCGGCGTCGTGCTGGGCGCCCAGCGCGGCGTCGTGCTAGGCGCCCAGCGCTGCGTCGACGATCTCCTTCGCCTCGCGCTGGACCTGCTCGAGGTGCTCCTGCGAGACGAAGCTCTCCGCGTAGATCTTGTAGACGTCCTCGGTGCCGGACGGTCGCGCTGCGAACCAGGCCTTGTCCGTGACGACCTTGACGCCACCGACAGCCGCGTCGTTGCCGGGGGCCTTCGACAGCTTGGCCGTGATCGGGTCGCCGGCCAGGGTCTCGGCGGTGATGGCGTCGCCGTCGAGCTTCGACAGCCGTGCCTTCTGGTCCTTGCTGGCCGCCGCGTCGACGCGCTGGTACACCGGCGCGCCGAATCGCTCGGTGAGCTCGTCGTACAGCTTCGACGGGGTCTTGCCCGTGACGGCGACGATCTCGGACGCCAGCAGCGCCAGGATGATGCCGTCCTTGTCGGTGGTCCACGCCGTGCCGTCGGTCCGCAGGAAGGACGCGCCGGCGGACTCCTCGCCACCGAACGCCACGGAGCCGTCGATCAGGCCCGGCACGAACCACTT
This genomic interval carries:
- a CDS encoding DHA2 family efflux MFS transporter permease subunit, giving the protein MTQTATAPAAPTTASNVVMNHRQILLVIYGLMAGMFLGALDQTIVGTAIRTIGDDLHGLDQQAWVTTAYLIASTITTPIYGKLSDIFGRRPLFLTAIGIFIVGSFLASFSSSMLMLAGFRALQGLGAGGLMSLPLAIMGDMLAPRERAKYQGYFLAVFGISSVIGPLVGGLFAGANQILFVAGWRWVFLINVPVGIVALAMVLTFLHLPKFGDRGKPRIDWWGASLVIVTLVPLLLIAEQGREWGWDSPGAIACYLVGALGLVGFIIVERAMGDDAILPLKLFGSGVFSMAAILSVLVGFGMFGAMLTIPLYLQIVKGVTPTQSGFAMLPMVIGLMISSIASGQIISRTGKYRLFPVTGTAFTAIGFTVLTFLTADRPLWFLMTGMFLIGLGLGQLMQTLTLAAQGSVSPRDIGVATSAATFFRQIGGTMGTAVLLSVLFTLMPTNISTAMQNRSDLSSALNAALTPSVASASDNKGVMDKIWTKIVDPVKQNVQSGLDKGASQAKAAADQAVTEKVTSAVQAQVAAGTVPSAAAQTIIDQQVADATPAAERQALQTAASKANAEVVNGSLQVDYSNADQRQAVVDEVTPTLVKQLKSGNSAASSSSSSATSDTSFLNGADKRLTRPFLVGFSNSTVTVYFVGLGVILIAFILTWFFRVPPLRKTSALQEQADTARAADAERAGSGSPAAPGTASANDVPTSPDVPAQPRSARSAGSTGVSVLPDDTRAPLPDAPTHGAHSAAAPVDEPPTTTGAIRAHRAAHAAVAERPGPATGADAADASRASRPDDSGHTHGRHSAE